The sequence below is a genomic window from Colias croceus chromosome 26, ilColCroc2.1.
ttCTGTATGTCTGTATGACTTCTTTAAACTCGGCTTCGACCCACTTTTAACGgatagatttaattcaaactttgtaaaattaacaaaGACAATGCAATAATTTCAAGTCTAATAAGGTGTGCTCCGTGGGTTTACTCGCATTGTTCTGCTCCTAATGTCGTGAtgatatcactacatagtataaaacgcttcgaagtcgctttctctgtccctatgtccctttgtatgcttaaatctttaaaactacgcaacggattttgatgcggtttttttaatagatatagtgattcaagagaaagattttagtatataatttattaggttttagacaaagcgagcgaagccacgggcCGTAAGCTAGTAATCGATAAATCCACTATCTTagcactgaaataatttttgaaatcggaccagttcctgagattagcacgttcaagcaaacactttagttttataatattagtatgaatatttattatttagtttatccATGCAATGCCACGGTAAACAACTAGTTAACTATAAAATCAGTGTAGATTGCCAAGTATAACTGGCATAGACGATGCAGCCCTTGAACTAAATTATATCCACAAGATTTTGGCTCAAATAATTCATAACAAATTTGATATATTGCAACCCGTCCGAAaccatatttatttgattcaaTGACTTTTAAAGTACTTTGGGTAATGTATatctatgaaaataaaatctttatttgagATCAACATTAAATAGTTGCTTGTGACAGTAGAATACCTATcttatcttactaatattataaatgcgaaagtttgtgaggatgtgtgtgtgtgtgtttgttactctttcacgcaaatactactgaaccgattacaatgaaatttagcacacatatagagggtagcttggattaacacataggttttatcccggaaatcccacgggaacgggaactatgcgggtttttctttgaaaacgcgggcgaacccgcgggcggaaagctagttaataatatttaatgacatttttaattttatttatagaactttattgtacaaagttaaacaaaaacaatattacaaCTTGAGTGGAAAGGAAATGTatgaacttttattttatgtatttgcaACTGCAAAACGCAATTAAGAGGTAtgttcatacataatataaataacaatcacCATAAGTCTCCATCatattaactaaaataatattaatatagtaaaaaaaaataagcaaaaaAACACGccttaaatgtttaatttccgTTAAAAGTTGGTTGAATCCGAGTCTAAAGTGGGTTACTACAAACATACACGTGAAGCTAAAACAAGCGTATTAAAACATTCGAAAAACCACaccaaaacaaatacaaaatatttttttcgagTGCATTCCCCAaacaaaaaacttatatttttcaaaggAATAGCGAATCCACAACTCTGGCCGAATCTGGCTGGCGGTCGCCCAAAAACAATTGCATAATCCATTTTGCAAGGATAATACGACTCTCATAATAAAAACTTGTATGAGATATGAACATCTTGTAAATGGCTAGTAACAAGCCTTTGTGTTTCTCTGTttatctatctatactaatactgtaaatatatttatttgtatgtttgaatgcgttaatctcgggaacatcgagtccgatttgaaaaattatttcactgttaagtagtccatttatcgaggaaggcaataagctaatataatattaccacGCTAATACCAATGGGAGCggaacaatgcgggtaaaTCCGCGGAGCACAGCACAAATTTTTATCGGACCAAATCACaagacaccatcccgcatcgaacaaaaaaagaatcacgtaaatggGTTCAGGAACCTcagagtaatcggtgtacacacataaaaaataccggccgaattgataacctcctcctttttttgaagtcggttaaaaactagTTAGATGTAGAGcccttaataaataattatttataactaaaaccttaaccaatttattattacaaattgacaaaatattaaaGGGAAGGCTTAATAAAGAATGAATAATCTAATTCAAAAGGTCAGTCGATTTTGGAACCGCTTCATTGTTTcttgaagtcggttgaaaGTAGATGTATTAGAACGAAACCGATAAACTAAAGATCGATTGCTCGTTAATAAGGGAGTTTGGGATATTTATCTGTTCAATCAAGACAGAAAACAAATCTAACgataaattataagtaattaaaggtaataaaaagctctatcctactaatattataaatgcgaaagtttgtgaggatgtgtgtgtgtgtttgttactctttcacgcgaattctactaaaccgattacaatgaaattgagCACACATATACAgtgtaacttggattaacatttAACCCATAGGGTAgcttttatcccgaaaatcccacagGAATAGGGACTAtgagggtttttctttgaaaacgggagcgaaaccgcgggcggaaatctttaatttgtaaaatcttttatttgtaagtaaattgaaaacattatattaacaGTTACACTATTACCATTACAAGAATTACAGAAGGAAACCCGCGGGCGACAGCTagttgcaaataaaaataaacttaacagTATAAagggaataaaataaaatacaatgttttAGTATGCAGTAAACGAAAAGTTTACGATTTGTGTGGATTTCTATTAGATTCTAACAATGTTGGCACGTCGTAAGACGGcacattttatattgtttttctttctagttgttaaaaatgtatgggtaatattataaatccttAAGTTTTTATGGAAGTTAAAACGTTTGATGGTCAAAACTGCTAATCggattttgatttaatttagtGTGAAGGTAGATAATCCATGTTTGAATTGatcatgataattattgtttaaaaatgttaaagatattttataatatatttaaactattaatataGGTTTGTAGATATCAAATAATGAACGTAATGCATGCTAAGGGCGTAGtggtaaatatattaaaaccttgATTCAATTCTTATCAAAATATCATAAGTATTATGagatactagctgtgctccgcggttttacccgcagtgctttgctcttgttggtctcagtgaaatgatattataatatagcctatagccttcctcgatgaatgggctatctaaaaaaattttagatagcccatttatgtcccaaaagaatttttcaaatcggaccagtagttcccgagattagcgagttcatacaaacaaacaaactcttcagctttatactattattagtatagattaaaattacttaccagtgtaataatgaatgaaattCGTCGTCTTCCTTCTTTTATGacctgaaaaaataattattttattttagtcgCTTCGTTtgattaagtaggtatgttgtTTGTCACTCTAACCCTCAAAAACAACTGATCAGATGTATATGCAATTTGATAAAGAGATGGATTATTATTCTGGATTAGAACATTGTTTCTTCAAACcgaataccaaaaaaaaacataaaaatgttatgcTTTTTTTAGCTTAGCATAAAAATGTTAAGTCGTTTTGAAGGACCTTTTGACTTTTTTATTGCAACAGGATTTTTTTcgtgtataatataaataaaatttaatattgactTCTTACCTTATTTAATATCTGCATCTTCTTTGAACCGACTTATCATCGAAATTTGTTTAGCATTTTCCACGATCGCTGGGCtagatatgttattttaaagaaaattgtatttaaatcactacataattATCCATTATTGTGtgctttaaatataatttaagtagatatataaaaataattatatctgAAAATAAAGCTGAAAGAATCGTAAttagtaagttttaaatattatgtatagagtgaaaaatataaatttcgtatttttatataaatcaaataaataaaatataagtagtaAATACACATTCttcataatgttatattacaaatattgttatatCATAAGTAAgttcttaaaataatgtatcaGTGATTATTAATTCAATGGGTCATCTCGTATTAACTACAATATGGACGGCCTTATTATAATAGctctataaaataagtaaatataatgaaaataaaatgaaaaatacctCAAAAATAACCAGCCAGATATTCAAgaggtattaaaataaagagcaagaacaaacataaaaaaattccCTAATGTAAAAGTAGTAATTATCTTTGGATATCACCTAACAAACttcaaataattcaattaatataataatttaatgttttctgTTTTTCAGTAGGTTATAATAAATTCTAGTTACTGATAATTTAACTACTAATGTATGGAGGCGGGCGTTGGCACCTGTGCCGCAGCttatttaagcttttatgGGTGCCATCGTGcataaagtttttgtaatgTGTTGTTGTGttctaaataaacaattttgattttgattttttttttgatttagTTTGCCTATTTACCACATTTTATTACCTgcttatgtttgtttttattcaagactagctttccggccgcggcttcacccgcgtttacaaaacaaaaacccgcatagttcccgttcccgtgggatttccggtataaaacctatcctatgtgtgctattgctaaatttcattgtaatcggtgcagtagtttatgcgtgaaaaccatatatacatacaaacctttcctctttataatattagtatagaaaacCATGTCATTGATCATACTGAGAATAACAAGTCACTTTCTCTATTCAAAATAGAGCAAGTTGAAATTCGTCTTTAAATTCTCTCCACAGAAATtgtcttatattattttgataaaagataaaatcaTTCAATATTTGAGTTATTGCTTTTCAccaaattaaatgtttttgtcaGACATCTTAAATACAGTTATTTGGTTGGCTGTCCCAGACGATGACTGtgcaaaatatacaaatatcgGCAATGTATTTGTTATGGTAATGTAAAAATCGAAAGTCGATGTTTTGGTATTTCTGTCTAAGAAAATACTTTAATACTTTATAGGGTTGCCACTAAGACAATTTTTTATCTTACATTAGGAAAGTTTAatttagtagataatattaagaaattcattttttcagatggtttatattgttattgtaagatttaatttattaaacgttAGAAAGACATAacgttttcaataaaatgttgAGAATATATCcaatcttatcttatcttactaatattataaatgcgaaagttagtGAGGATGTGTGcatttgttactctttcacgcaaattctactgaaccgattacaatgaaatttagcacacaaaTAGGgggtaacttgaattaacacataggataggttgaAATCCCatggaaacgggaactatgcgggttttcctttgaaaacgcgggcgaagccgcgggcggaaatctaacactttaatataaattttaaatattcttaaaatgactttcacagacttttctaggtatatattatgattatatgtttaactttttatggaCTTTATTCGAAGCAGAAGCAACCATAAGGAAAAAGTTTTAATCATATTTCTATAGCTTTCGTAAacttataaatgtttaagtacATAAGTTTTACGAAGTATGTGGGCGGTATAATACCTAAGAATGTTATTTAACTTATGTTAAACTAAATATCTGATACTAATAcatctaaatattaattattgaaaattctgttaaaaaattttaattataaaattctgTTCATCGTAACTAAgttgtaaatttatattttgtaaatagtCATTTTGGTAAATTATTTACGCGAGAGTtacctaggtacataatttttagGTATTGCTTTATTTGGATACGTCTTCTGGTATTTaggaattattaattaataaaattacataataaactcATACATGAacacgaataaattaaaatcataacgtaaagaaaggaaaaaaataaataacagtaaCAATCCTACTCCGCCTGTGCGACTGCCATAAACATGTGACTACCTTTTTTACGTTTATCATCATTTCTATGGCCCAGACACATTTGaaacgtatttttattaagatgACTAGCATCATGTCTATAGTCTACACATATTATGAGCCTTTCATTCTTTAAGGTTACTAACCTCTAGGCGATTTTTGAAACCTATTTCTTCGTTAAcaattattgataatattgtTAACAATAATTGACAATTGAAGTTGATACTTCACCTATGGCTTATGGGTGTTTGAATTATATTTGAGGAGTAACTAATACTGTAATATGTCTCTCTTTAGTAGGTTTTGAACACTACAGACTACAGTTGATAATTTGATATAATCAGACATGTTTGAAACTAATATTCACTATAATGTCACTTCTATGAACATCGCATTTGTTTTCTACGTCCTATTTCTTTTAAGgttatcaattaattaacgTTAACCTATTTCTTCATTAAAGTACCGAATATTATGTCTATGGCCTGTTTTTTAaagtacatttaatttatcagGATGTATTGTATCAGGTTTTATACCAGTTTTCTTGTCGTCAACATCAATGTACATAGCTACTAATGAACGTTTGAAACCTATTCCttcattaaaataacgaaCGTTACTTCTATCACCTGATTTTAGGAGTACATTGAATTCATCAAGATGTATTGTATCATATTCTAAACTAATTTCCTTCTCATCAACGTCACCTCTATGAGCAATAGCTATGATCTCCCTCATGCTCTGCTCTTGCGGCGCCGCTGGCTCGGGATGTGTGTCTGCCCGTGCCAGGATCTGTCGCACGACGTCACGTGGGGGCGTCCCGAGGGGCGTGGGGCGGGAGGTTAGGCCCAGCTGTGGGATAAGGTATGAGGTTATTATTTGAACTACGATTTTCGATAAACGCACTTTTGAATTgtcatattttatagtaaaatgCACGGAAAGacacaaaaaaagaaataataaattatttaacacaaattaaaagtttacagTTTCAGGTTTATTTTAGGTGCAATGAAAcgtgaaaaataaatgtaatacaataatatgaaacaaattataattattatattatattaagtttaGTACATGAATCGGTTCtgaatatttgaaatacattgcgtttaatatattattatctactcaacacaaataaaatattaataacgcTGAAAACATTCGCAAGGATTCGcgttttttaacataatattataatatcaatgtGTAGAATGATCAAAAGTGTAAAATATAGACAACATGGTTTGCAACACCTATGCTTTAGGGGCGCGGGCATTTCGTTGCGAAGTATTCTATTTCATTCTATgtcatcataataataaagtattataatatttaaatcctATAGTATCCTATCTCATAAAGCAACATTAACTAAAATGATACCTTGGGCAGAATCTGTTGCCTTTAAAGCATTGACTTTTAAAGCCGATTTTTTATGCTATATCAAACGAGCAAACGTGTGGTTGGCATAAAATGAGTAAAACCTGGTGTGTAGGTGTTTCTAGACTAGTTATCCTATAAGAAATTGGCAAGAATCTGTAATGTCTTGATTATAAAGCTTTTAAAGTAAGTGTTTCTACCATAAACTATTCAACATTATACCTTGGCCAGAATCTGTGTCTTGATGTGTTCTAGGCGCGCGGGCTCCGCGTGCGTGGCGTGCGaggcggcggcggcgcgcgGCCGGCACGCCGCGAGCGCGAGCGCCGCACACACGAGGAGGCAGGCGCGCATGGGCGCCTAGCCGAGCGCGCTCAGCCCGCGCCATCGGCACCGCGCCTTCGGAACATCTCGGCTCCTGCAACAGAGATAGCGTTAGTCTGAATGCTTCTCCAATATTTACGATGCTAGAAGATACTTCTGAAAGGGAAACCAAGGAAAAAAGAACCTGGgagtttgtataaaaataaaataagtattttattttacacagtAAAACTATCATCATtgattatccatactaatattataaatgcgaaagtaactctgtctgtctgtctgtctgttactcaatcacgcctaaactactgaactaatttgcatgaaatttggcatggagatattttgatacccgagaaaggacataggctaccttttattgtgaaatatgtaccacgggcgaagccggggcgaatcactagtaatattatatcgaaaaaAGTACAGACGTATCAATGACGGACGTACCTATCATTTATTTTGCCCTATCCCACGACCCTCATACATTTCTTTTCCTaccaggttgcctggtagagattgctGTTCCGCAATAAGGTCGCCAGCTTTTGTACAAATGATGCCTTTTTGTGatattgttcttttttttctgcTTTGTTCATTCATGTTTGTAGAATGAagcgtaataaataaataaataagtaatggTAAAAGGAtaagaataaagaataaatatttgtacaaaTGCGAGCTGAATCTTGTTACATATTACATTTTGCAGTAGGTATAGCGAAGCTAGAAGAAGCGTAACATAAGCGAagaactataaaaataacaaacacataAAACATTTACGTGAAGGAGggcttttctttatttatccacactataattaaatcagatattttaaaaccaaATAATTGAAACATATTGAATGCGTAACATAATAAATCTTGAAACCGATCTCATCCAAATAAATGCTCACTAAACAGAATAAAAACGAGACACTGAACAAATTCAAACAAAATGTCTGATCGATGGCGTTTAACTGGGTCGACCATCCATAAAACTCATTAGACAAACCaactttatactttattagatCTTCGACTTAACGAGAATTAAATCTGAAACTCGTGGGATTAGATTTTAATTGGATTTTCTTTACGTCtagtttattacaatatacttAATGTTTTCGCTAAAATGTTTGTGGGGTTCCTAAGGGTTCAGTCCTGGGTCAGGTTTATTACAgtgatttattattgaattgtttttatcgattgtttattgattttaatcaacatTCGACTTATTTAGtctttataagataaaatattttataccttagtttcataaatatacatacaaaatacaatatacataaaactCTTAATTAGGTTTTCAAACGCGACCcattgtgtttttttattaataaatttcattttaaaattattaaacataagTTCATTGACtgcatgtaaaaatatatcatatctAACACATAGAACTGACATCAATTCTTTTACAATGATATTCTCGAGAAAATCCATTTGTTTCCTTTTCTTTTGAAAGATTTATCCCTTTGATAAAAAGCAGAGAAAATTTGCGTAAACGCTCTTGATCTTTATAACAAATCGCTTAATAATACCTTTGCGTAGGGGTCGTGGTTTTCACCTTGGCGTGGTGTAAGTATTAGTCTACGGCGGGGAACGgaatattttagatattttaaaagtcgTATTTCCTTAACTGagccatttatttatatttttctgcaGTACTTAGccatgtaattataatttccttAGATTTGTTTctattatgtattgtattcTAATAAAAACCACAGATATATTCTTCTTTGAATTAagccattttaatttattcatgtactcgaataaaaagctttttacTTTATACTATATCCCTTATACTATAATGCAATCGAAATGACTCAATGTGTGATCATGTATCTATGTTTGTAACTTTTTTTGAAGATACACGACACTGGTACCTTATGTCCCTACCCAAATAATGGAGAAGTTAtataaagatatattatatttattataaatgctcGCAGTTGTCCGCgggttaaagtttattttggaAACTCAAATACATctaaattatgataaataattagttgcacattataaattttcaatactacgaatacaattatattatgtatatctgtATCTATTGTATTAAGAGTATTTTCCGCTTTTCCCCTATCCCAAACCAAAACGATTTGTACAACACGTGAACTTTCACCTTGCTTCACCAGTTCACTTGGGGTGAACTGATTTACGAGCCATTGATAATGAATCTACTACATTTTGTTTCAAGCCATAGTCTTGGTAATAGATTGAAATACATGTAAGGATTTTAAAAAGGcgtgatattaatttcaataagaCTTTGGAAAATTTATCTTCACTTGAATgtgcagttttattttattattgtgtaacGATTTGCTGTACTTAAAAAATTTGGATTGaacaacaattattatgaaaatgaacCTATTGATAATGtgcaaaaactttatttaatatttaaatttcggTGATTCtaatcaaaacaatatttatggCCTTTGATTTACAAGTTACACTTTTCTTTTGCTATTCTATTAGTCCATTACGAATTAATCCATAAAGATTCATTATAAAGTTGAAACATTTTATcgatttttatataatctaacttattattatacgagattaaatgtttatttagaaaaagaaaaatcattcatatttttatattaactctaaattatttcattactagttgtccgccccagcttcgcccgtggtagatatttcgcaataaaaggtagcctatgtcgcactggttcagtagtttaggcgtgattgagtaacagacagatagacagagttactttcgcatttataatattaagtatggattccTATAAAAAGCAACAGGTgaacacataaatttaaaattacttacttttGTTAACTAAACTTCTTAACAATGGCCACTGATCTGATAACGTATTAAACACGGGTCCAAAAATAGAGCAATACTTTATTTGAGAAGCAACAGCTGTCGCGGCTGAAGAAACACTGATAATTTTCTTTGGGACCCCCAAATATATATAAGCCTCCCACACACGTATtgaacaaatataattataagcaCACAAGGGTAGTGTATAAATGTCAAGAGTTCAAGCTACAATTCCCTTTAATAAGACCGGATATTCCCGGAAAAGTTTTTGGAATTCCGTCACCTGGTAATTGGGGAAAAGATACTTTGTCAACTAAAGAggaaataaatcttaaaattgcAATAGATAAATGCAATGATGTAGAAACAAACAATTACCATTAACATGAAAGAAAGAAGGACGACAATAAATCAATATGAATATGAAGATTACATACAttgatttatatacatattattaaaaagattGAAGATAGAAAAAAAGACACAAAATCAAGTATGAAGGAATATTGAAgaaagattcaaagatacagataatatttagCTTACCTAGAATTTAGAGTTTGGTTATTAAACTTTAACATTCAAAGGTACTTAGCCTAAATGATACCCAAAGCGATTTAGGTATCCAAAAGTTAAATAGAAGTTTGCTATCAAATAATCAGAAGCAGACAGAGCCGCGTGTAATAATAGGTGTAAATTATGAATGGTCCATTAATTGAGTATGAATGATTCCTTAAGAGggaattatatataattattattattatattattaatagcgA
It includes:
- the LOC123703594 gene encoding uncharacterized protein LOC123703594; protein product: MRACLLVCAALALAACRPRAAAASHATHAEPARLEHIKTQILAKLGLTSRPTPLGTPPRDVVRQILARADTHPEPAAPQEQSMREIIAIAHRGDVDEKEISLEYDTIHLDEFNVLLKSGDRSNVRYFNEGIGFKRSLVAMYIDVDDKKTGIKPDTIHPDKLNVL